The proteins below come from a single Rosa rugosa chromosome 2, drRosRugo1.1, whole genome shotgun sequence genomic window:
- the LOC133731542 gene encoding GBF-interacting protein 1-like, whose translation MSGGGETRVSIPDNVHSTIQNIREITKKLHSDDEIYAVLKECSMDPNETAQKLLYLDTFHEVKKRRDRSKENLKGRASEDSRTAPGAHRRMVRGGGQGNYSSDAGGGRNSAARRENGASHVADGGSLSSFMPGQQKTKNNAAAPIAKASIGIPNGIKNLSNGTSSHVSAPKSSAGVDANKLGATAPRYAVVVASTPVVGLKDQRKAPTTTSDHLPNSATSASDSGVYSSASDPSLSTHIPENKDVSGESVVIELSKSENVASKSDNHVIKEKTQSDNAKAIGKNRHTKSSEPPSSTHDGSQAILPSNSDGESQIESTDALKVAKLEVETVAVKPSSQLPPDSSLSDTKLVTFPNHIKVPESLRNVLTFGSINSTFGTSVDCVNGTGGNGSTGGVESSQDTDETAKEPSPSNNSVASSVQGDFSENPLPSPNVLEKLQPPEGNVSSESNVPSAPDSDSKSELLKDLQLPPEVPHNLTALNGPSYSLGFLPPMLGGQVLQVEGHDNQAPEAPRVSNFGGNSVGVPSPNTTPPLPSSIAASPQIPVFRHAYPANYFPYGYLPPYYLPPMHQFLSPNGFPPQPSAYLPPTAPAAAGIKYPPPQFKAGSNAGNPPQYNIQSGGSFITTPAGYAPGSAVTSGNSVGNTEDHGASQSKESHIYTTGQLTEGSTVWIHTPGQDISSLYNLPQGQRFAFSPVHAGHGAMTGLYPPGQTMASPTYLQQSQAAAGAAETIGPPPAAYQQPQHAQMNWNSSF comes from the exons ATGAGCGGCGGTGGGGAGACTAGGGTTTCAATCCCAGACAATGTACACAGCACGATCCAAAACATCAGAGAGATCACTAAGAAGCTTCACAGCGACGATGAAATCTATGCTGTGCTCAAGGAGTGCTCTATGGATCCCAACGAGACCGCCCAGAAGCTCTTGTATTTAG ATACATTTCATGAGGTCAAAAAGAGACGTGATCGGAGTAAGGAG AACCTGAAAGGCAGGGCATCTGAAGATTCGAGGACAGCACCAGGTGCGCACAGGCGAATGGTCAGGGGTGGTGGCCAAGGGAATTATTCTTCTG ATGCTGGTGGTGGGAGGAATTCTGCTGCTCGGAGGGAAAATGGAGCCAGTCATGTTGCAGATGGAGGTTCTCTGTCCTCTTTTATGCCAGGTCAGCAGAAAACTAAGAACAATGCTGCGGCTCCAATCGCAAA GGCTTCAATTGGCATTCCAAACGGGATTAAAAACCTGTCAAATGGGACTTCTAGTCATGTTTCTGCTCCAAAATCCTCTGCCGGTGTAGATGCAAACAAGTTGGGAGCTACAGCACCTCGTTATGCTGTCGTTGTGGCATCTACACCTGTTGTTGGCTTAAAGGATCAACGCAAGGCCCCAACAACTACATCTGATCATCTTCCAAATTCTGCCACTTCTGCATCTGATTCTGGTGTTTACTCATCTGCTTCAGATCCTTCCTTATCAACTCATATACCAGAAAACAAAGATGTTTCTGGTGAATCTGTTGTCATAGAGTTGTCAAAGAGTGAAAATGTTGCCTCCAAATCTGATAATCACGTGATCAAAGAAAAGACTCAAAGTGACAATGCTAAGGCAATTGGAAAGAATCGGCATACTAAGTCGTCAGAACCCCCTTCCTCAACTCATGATGGTTCTCAGGCCATTCTGCCTTCTAATTCTGATGGAGAATCACAGATAGAGTCGACTGATGCTTTGAAAG TGGCCAAACTGGAGGTTGAAACCGTTGCTGTTAAACCTTCTTCTCAGTTGCCACCTGACTCGAGTCTCTCAGATACCAAACTTGTGACTTTTCCAAATCATATCAAGGTCCCTGAATCTTTAAGAAATGTTTTGACTTTTGGAAGTATTAATTCTACTTTTGGAACGAGTGTTGACTGCGTTAACGGTACTGGTGGCAATGGTTCTACGGGTGGTGTAGAATCTTCTCAGGATACTGATGAAACTGCTAAAGAGCCTTCTCCTAG CAATAACAGTGTAGCCTCATCTGTTCAAGGAGATTTTTCAGAGAATCCACTGCCTTCACCAAATGTTCTTGAAAAGTTACAACCACCTGAGGGTAATGTCTCTTCAGAGAGTAATGTCCCTTCAGCCCCTGACTCAGACTCCAAAAGTGAACTGTTGAAGGATTTGCAGTTGCCTCCAGAAGTTCCACATAACCTCACTGCTCTAAATGGCCCCAGCTATAGTCTTGGTTTTTTGCCACCGATGCTAGGAGGCCAGGTTTTACAAGTGGAAGGACATGATAATCAGGCACCTGAAGCACCTCGGGTTTCGAACTTT GGTGGAAATTCTGTTGGTGTTCCCAGCCCAAATACAACCCCACCCCTGCCAAGCTCCATAGCTGCTTCTCCACAGATTCCTGTTTTCAGGCATGCATATCCCGCGAATTATTTCCCATATGGCTATCTCCCGCCGTATTATCTGCCACCAATGCACCAGTTTTTAAGCCCCAATGGCTTTCCTCCACAGCCTTCAGCATATCTACCACCAACAGCACCAGCTGCTGCTGGGATTAAATATCCTCCTCCACAGTTCAAGGCAGGGAGCAATGCTGGAAATCCACCCCAGTATAACATTCAATCCGGTGGTTCATTCATAACCACCCCTGCTGGTTATGCTCCTGGTTCAGCAGTTACATCTGGAAACTCAGTTGGTAACACTGAAGATCATGGAGCATCTCAATCGAAAGAAAGTCATATCTACACTACAGGACAGCTG ACTGAGGGTTCAACTGTTTGGATTCATACTCCTGGACAAGATATCAGTTCTCTGTACAACCTTCCTCAGGGGCAACGCTTCGCGTTCTCGCCTGTCCATGCTGGTCATGGTGCCATGACTGGACTTTATCCACCAGGGCAAACGATGGCTTCTCCAACATATCTGCAACAGTCCCAGGCTGCGGCTGGAGCTGCTGAGACCATAGGACCCCCACCTGCTGCTTATCAGCAGCCTCAACATGCACAGATGAATTGGAACAGTAGTTTTTGA
- the LOC133731543 gene encoding nucleotide-sugar uncharacterized transporter 2, producing MAFLDSLLGNKAKRFVKRKDSDAGEAGKALEELRGSLYNELRTSEGAKRQQQRFCGPVVAMTFNFMVSVGIILANKLVMGRVGFKFPIFLTLIHYVTAWLLLAIFKTLSILPVSPPARTTPFTSLFSLGAVMAFASGLANTSLKHNSVGFYQMAKIAVTPTIVLAEFILFRKTISCNKVLALAVVSAGVAVATVTDLEFNLFGAMIAIAWIVPSAVNKILWSNLQQQGNWTALALMWKTTPVTIFFLLALMPWLDPPGVLLFQWDISNSSAILISAILGFLLQWSGALALGATSATSHVVLGQFKTCVILLGGYFLFKSDPGFVSLCGAVTALCGMSVYTSLNLKKPQDNVTKQTLPTLKPKTIDQENVVESEAKDTPTVV from the exons ATGGCTTTCCTTGATTCATTGTTGGGGAATAAAGCCAAGAGATTTGTGAAAAGGAAAGACAGTGATGCAGGAGAAGCAG GTAAAGCACTTGAAGAACTCAGAGGTTCTCTCTACAATGAGCTTAGAACTTCAGAAGGCGCCAAGCGCCAACAGCAACGATTTTGTGGCCCAGTGGTGGCGATGACCTTCAATTTCATGGTGTCTGTGGGGATCATTCTGGCAAATAAACTT GTAATGGGGAGAGTTGGATTTAAGTTTCCAATCTTTCTCACATTGATTCATTATGTGACAGCATGGTTGCTTCTAGCCATTTTTAAGACGCTCTCAATTCTTCCAGTTTCTCCTCCGGCTAGAACTACTCCTTTcacttctctcttctctttagGTGCTGTCATGGCTTTTGCTTCTGGTCTTGCCAATACAAGCCTAAAACACAACAG TGTTGGTTTCTACCAGATGGCTAAAATTGCTGTCACTCCTACCATTGTTCTCGCGGAGTTCATTCTCTTCAGAAAAACCATTTCTTGTAACAAG GTTTTAGCTCTAGCTGTGGTCTCAGCAGGTGTGGCAGTAGCAACAGTAACAGATCTCGAGTTCAATTTGTTTGGCGCTATGATTGCAATCGCGTGGATAGTCCCAAGTGCTGTAAACAAAATCCTATGGTCTAATCTGCAACAGCAAGGCAATTGGACCGCCCTTGC GCTGATGTGGAAGACTACCCCAGTCACTATATTCTTCTTATTAGCTCTGATGCCATGGTTGGATCCACCAGGAGTTCTACTATTCCAGTGGGATATCAGTAACTCAAGCGCCATTCTTATATCAGCAATCCTTGGTTTTCTCCTCCAATGGTCCGGAGCATTGGCACTTGG GGCAACCTCAGCAACTAGCCATGTTGTTCTTGGACAGTTCAAAACTTGTGTGATATTACTAGGGGGCTATTTCCTTTTCAAATCAGATCCAGGGTTCGTGAGCCTCTGTGGGGCTGTTACAGCCCTCTGTGGGATGTCTGTTTACACATCACTAAACCTGAAAAAGCCACAAGACAATGTGACCAAGCAAACCTTACCGACattaaaacccaaaaccatTGACCAAGAAAATGTAGTAGAGTCAGAAGCCAAGGATACCCCAACTGTTGTTTGA
- the LOC133730228 gene encoding F-box/kelch-repeat protein At3g06240-like yields MEEEEELNFDLPEHIILQILCRLPVKSLIRFSCVSKRWRSIIISDPQFRKAHLKLASEQRSITKRLILSVSPSVSIRDHQSQTRVDQPLRIQSLESLFGDNSSVTNLTFPSEEHCRINILGSCNGLVVLGNSYKEWSIWNPSTRFFRKIPAPDFSSVTKKSRIFEPDSYGFGYVSSTDDYKLVFVVHIGGSHYAVSAPDVKIFIFSVRANCWKISEVSRWPFLKYKPTSDCGTLSNEAIHWVNQYYVYLQDYIEAIDVCAFDLENEEFRKVPIPCFKQDDDRNCDRRMRTVVHSGGCLCVSSQTIHDRSGDIELWMMRDYGVSNSWAKLYKFSKYDLPVPLTGYYGWDLSLVTESSGSIVINFENKELLRIECHKEEKPVCVGRYRLEEVSECNFFNATVYDETLISAPE; encoded by the coding sequence atggaggaggaggaggagctgaaCTTTGACCTCCCTGAACATATAATTCTGCAGATTCTGTGTAGGTTGCCAGTCAAGTCTTTGATTCGATTCAGTTGTGTATCGAAAAGGTGGCGTAGTATCATAATTTCTGACCCACAATTTAGAAAAGCCCACCTCAAACTAGCATCTGAGCAGCGAAGCATTACTAAGAGACTCATTCTCTCCGTATCCCCTTCTGTTTCCATTAGAGATCATCAATCACAAACCAGAGTTGATCAACCCCTTCGAATTCAATCCTTAGAAAGTTTATTTGGAGATAATTCTTCGGTCACAAATCTCACCTTCCCATCCGAGGAGCATTGCAGAATTAATATACTGGGTTCGTGCAACGGGTTGGTAGTTCTAGGTAATTCTTACAAAGAATGGTCCATTTGGAACCCATCAACTAGGTTCTTCCGCAAAATTCCTGCTCCAGACTTTTCATCAGTAACGAAAAAGTCTAGAATATTTGAACCAGATTCGTATGGTTTTGGTTATGTCTCATCCACTGATGACTACAAACTTGTTTTTGTAGTCCACATTGGTGGTTCTCATTACGCTGTTTCTGCACCGGATGTTAAGATCTTCATATTCTCAGTGAGAGCTAACTGTTGGAAAATTAGTGAAGTTTCTCGCTGGCCATTCCTCAAGTACAAACCGACTAGTGACTGTGGAACTCTTTCAAATGAAGCGATCCATTGGGTTAACCAATACTATGTCTATCTACAAGACTACATTGAAGCAATTGATGTCTGTGCTTTTGATTTGGAAAATGAGGAGTTCCGTAAAGTGCCTATTCCTTGTTTTAAGCAAGATGATGATCGAAATTGCGATAGAAGAATGCGGACTGTTGTTCATTCAGGAGGATGCCTTTGCGTTTCGTCTCAGACTATTCATGATAGGAGTGGGGATATTGAATTGTGGATGATGAGAGATTACGGGGTGTCCAATTCATGGGCGAAACTCTACAAATTTAGCAAGTATGATTTACCGGTTCCGCTTACAGGATATTATGGTTGGGATCTAAGTTTGGTTACAGAAAGTAGTGGTTCAATTGTGATCAATTTTGAGAACAAGGAGTTGCTCAGGATTGAATGCCATAAAGAAGAGAAGCCGGTCTGTGTCGGCCGTTATAGGCTTGAGGAGGTGTCTGAGTGTAACTTTTTTAACGCGACTGTATATGATGAAACTCTAATTTCAGCACCAGAATGA